The genomic stretch GCTGGCAGAGGTGCCGGGTGCACTTCCTGCGCAACCTGCTGAGCCATGTGCCCAAGGCCGGCCAGGACATGGTGGCCGCTGCCATGAAAGCGGTGTTCGTGATCCAGGCTCCAGATCAGGTGCGCGCCCACTGGCAGCGGGTCACCGAGATGCTGCGCAAGCAGTTCCCCGGCGCCGTGCCCGTGATGGAAGCCGCCCGGGACGACGTGCTGGCCTTCCTGCACTTCCCCCAGGAGCACTGGCGCAAGGTCTGGAGCACCAACCCGCTCGAGCGCCTCAACAAGGAGATCAAACGCCGCACCAACGTGGTCGGCATCTTCCCCAATGATCCAGCGATCGTGCGCCTGGTGGGCAGCCAGCTGCTGGAGCAGCAGGAGGAATGGCAGCTGGAGCGTCGCCGCTTCTTCTCTGAGGCCACCATGGCCAAGATCCCAGAGCCAGAAGAGCCCTTGGAGCTCACCGATGCAGATCCGAACGCCCAGCCGGCTGCAACCATCAGCTGAAGCGCACCAGCTTCTACCTCGATCTACACAGAACACATCGATCGCTGAGTTGCCAATTCAGCGATCAGGGTTCATAATGGATCAATGGAGCTGCGCAATCAGCTTCCAAGCAGTCATCCCCTGACTGCTCCTGTTCACCCTCCGGAGAGGGTCACAGGACCTCCTGAGTTACACCACTCGGAGGGGCGCTACCCTGCCGGCTTGACTGTGCCCGCAACCCGCTGCGGCGGCTGGGCAGCGCGTGGGGACCACGGCGTCCCGCTTCTTGGAGCACCCTGACCCCCGCATGGCGCCGATGGACTGGCCTCAGTTGCCGGCAAGGAGCAGACAGCTTGCCCGGTTGCCCGCTCCCATCAGGCCCAGGTCGGCGGGCTGCGGCAGCGATGCCAAACCCATGAACCGCCTTCTGAGCCAGCCTGATCGTGATGGGCGTTTCGCCTTTGCTTCAGCGCATCCGAGCAAGTCTCCGACACTCCTTCCGCCCAGTGGCGCGAGACCCTTCACTTTGGAATCTTGCTGCCTGAAGGGGGGTGGAGGGAACCGCCAGGAATGCAGGTCCTGCTGACACGGTCCGTCGTCACGGTTGAGCCGACGCTCATCCAGAGTCGCGCAGCGTCGTTCTCATCCCTGGGCTTTCGCCGCTTCAGCCTGTCGCTCCGGGCCACTGGTGCAGGTGTCAGCAGGCTCAGCCGATGGCCTGGCGGAGTTTCGGCAAGAATTGACCGGGGGCCCCTCCATGGGGCATGCTCAAGTGATCGGTCGCCCGGCGACGGAGAGGTCAGGGAATCTGGCCGCAATGCGGATGTAGCTCAGTGGTAGAGCATCTCCTTGCCAAGGAGAGGGTCGAGAGTTCGAATCTCTTCATCCGCTTGAATCTGTCGAGACCTGATCCAGCATCAGCAGGTTCTGGCTGCCGACGTCCCTGAAACCGAGTTGGCGGTAGAACCGCTGACCTCGTGTGGTCATCAGGTACACCCGTTCGGTTTGGGCGAGGGCGGGATCCTCCAGCAGGGTGCGCACCACGCGACGGCCGATCCCCTGGCCACGGTGGCTGCCTGCGACCACCACATCCCACAGCACCGCCCGGAACAGTCCGTCGCTGGTGGCCCTCCCGAATCCGACCAGCTCCATCGCCCTCCCCAGGCCACCGGGTCGCGCTCCCCAGGCGGTGACCACGGCGTCGCTGCCGCTGAGCATCCTCCGCAGCTGCCGGTGGCTTCGCCCCTGGGCCCAGAAGCTGTCTTCATCCAGCAGCCTCTTGAGTTGCCCGAGCGCCCCGAGCGGGAGTCCCCCAGGTCCAAGCCCCAGCTGCAGGCCAGGGGCCCCCGGGCGATGTCGGATCAGTCGCAACCCGTCAGGATCGGGGCGACCGCGCCGGTCATCGTTCGCGGCAGGGGGTGGGCTCGGCGATGTCAACGGCTGGCCGGTCCGTCGGAAGCGGGCCATCAGCCTATGGAAGCGGCCTGACCTGGACCGTTGATCGGCCCTTCTGTCCCTGAATGAACCTCCGCTTCGATCCCTGAAAAGCCTTGCCACAGCTCCCTTCTGCCCCACTCACAGGAAGGTGGCGGTGGTAGAGTGGTTCGATTCGGCTGGATTTCTCCATGCTCAAGCTGCTGCTTGGTGATCCCAATGCCCGCAAGCTGAAGCGCTACCAGCCGATCGTCTCCGACATCAACCTGCTGGAGGAGGACATCTCCCCCCTCAGCGATGATCAGTTGCGCGGCAAGACCGCTGAGTTCCGCCAGCGGCTGGAGAACGCCGGCAGTCCTGCCCGGCAGCGCCAGCTGCTCGACGAACTGCTGCCCGAAGCCTTCGCCGTGGTGCGTGAAGCCGGCAAGCGGGTTCTTGGCATGCGTCACTTCGATGTGCAGCTGATCGGCGGCATGGTGCTTCATGAGGGGCAGATCGCCGAGATGAAGACGGGCGAGGGCAAGACCCTGGTGGCGACCCTGCCGGCCTACCTGAACGCCCTCACCGGAGCAGGAGTTCACGTGGTGACCGTGAACGACTATCTCGCCCGCCGCGATGCCGAGTGGATGGGCCAGGTGCATCGCTTTCTCGGTCTCTCGGTTGGCCTGATTCAGCAGGACATGGCGCCGGCAGACCGCCGCCGCAATTACGCCTGCGACATCACCTATGCCACCAACAGCGAGCTCGGGTTCGATTACCTGCGTGACAACATGGCGAACGATATCGAGGAGGTGGTGCAACGGGATTTCCACTACTGCATCATTGACGAAGTTGACTCCATTCTCGTCGATGAAGCGCGCACGCCTCTGATCATTTCAGGTCAGGTGGAGCGACCCCAGGAGAAATACATGCGGGCTGCAGAGATTGCCGCCCTGCTTGAGCGTGCTGAGGGAATGGCTAAGGACGGAATTGATCCTGAGGGTGATTACGAAGTCGACGAAAAGCAGCGTAACGTTACCCTCACCGATGAAGGGTATGCCAAGGCTGAGAGTCTGCTGGGCGTTTCCGACCTGTTCGATCCTGCGGATCCCTGGGCCCACTACATCACCAATGCTCTGAAAGCCAAGGAGCTCTTCATCAAGGACGTGAATTACATTGTTCGCGGCGATGACGCCGTGATTGTGGATGAATTCACTGGCCGCGTCATGCCAGGCCGGCGCTGGAGTGATGGCCAGCACCAGGCGATCGAGGCCAAGGAAAACCTGCCCATTCAGCCGGAAACTCAGACTCTTGCCAGCATCACCTATCAGAACTTCTTCCTCCTGTATCCGCGACTGGCGGGCATGACCGGCACCGCCAAGACCGAGGAAGTGGAATTCGAGAAGACCTACAAGCTCGAGGTCACGGTGGTACCGACCAACCGTCCCCGTTCCCGTCAGGATCTGGTGGATCAGGTCTACAAGAACGAGGCGGCCAAATGGCGTGCCGTAGCGGCGGAAACGGCCGAGATCCACCGTGCCTCCAGGCCGGTGTTGGTGGGAACGACCAGTGTCGAGAAATCGGAGTTGCTGTCGGGCCTGCTGGCGGAGCAGGGGATCCCCCACAACCTGCTCAATGCCAAGCCCGAGAACGTCGAGCGCGAGGCTGAGATCATCGCCCAGGCCGGCAGGGCCGGGGCCGTGACCATCGCCACCAACATGGCCGGTCGCGGCACCGACATCATCCTGGGAGGCAACTCCGACTACATGGCCCGCCTCAAGTTGCGCGAGGTGCTGTTGCCGCGTCTGGTCCGTCCTGAGGACGGCCACCTTCCGCCTGTGCCGTCTCAGCAATCCCTGCCAGCACCAGCCGGTTTTGGCCGACAGTCGGATCCATCCAGTCTCCCGGCGGCGCCCAGCGAAGCCCGTGCGATCGGCGCCCTTTACCCCTGCGCCCTCAGTGAAGCCACGGAACGCGAGCTTGGTGAGCTGGCCCGGGAGCTGGTGAAGGCCTGGGGTGACCGGGCTCTCACGGTGCTTGAACTGGAGGATCGCATCGCCCAGGCAGCGGAGAAGGCCCCTGCGGAGGATCCCCAGATCCAGCAGCTGCGCCGCACGATCGCCAGGGTGCGCGGTGAGTATGACGCGGTGGTGAAGCAGGAGGAGGAGCAGGTGCGCCAGGCCGGTGGCCTGCATGTGATCGGCACCGAACGACACGAGTCGCGCCGGGTCGACAATCAGTTGCGCGGCCGTGCTGGCCGTCAGGGCGACCCCGGGAGCACACGCTTCTTCCTCTCGCTGGAAGATAATCTGCTGCGTATCTTCGGTGGTGATCGGGTAGCCGGGCTGATGAATGCCTTCCGCGTGGAGGAAGACATGCCGATCGAATCCGGGATGCTGACCCGCTCCCTGGAAGGGGCTCAGAAGAAGGTTGAAACTTATTACTACGACATCCGCAAGCAGGTGTTCGAGTACGATGAAGTGATGAACAACCAGCGCAAGGCTGTTTATGCCGAGCGGAGGCGTGTGCTCGAAGGGCGTGAACTCAAACTGCAGGTAATTGGCTATGGCGAGCGCACCATGTCCGACATCGTCGACGCCTATGTGAATCCCGATCTCCCGCCCGAGGAGTGGGATCTGGGTCAGCTTGTGGCCAAGGTCAAGGAGTTCGTTTATTTACTGGAGGATCTCACCCCGGATCAACTCGCGGGTCTCAACACCGAGGAGCTCAAGGCCTTTCTTCGAGAGCAGCTTCGAAATGCCTATGACCTCAAGGAAAGCCAGATCGAGCAGGCGAGGCCGGGACTGATGCGGGAGGCCGAGCGCTTCTTCATCCTTCAGCAGATCGACACCCTCTGGAGAGAGCATCTTCAGGCTATGGATGCCCTGCGGGAGTCCGTTGGCCTGCGCGGCTATGGCCAGAAGGATCCTCTGATCGAATACAAGAATGAGGGCTATGACATGTTCCTTGACATGATGACCGCGATGCGTCGAAATGTGATCTATTCAATGTTCATGTTCGCGCCCCAGATCCAGACTTCCGGGGTAGGCGCCTAGGCGGGAGAGGCTCCATGTCCAGTGCAACAGAGGGATGTGGTAATAGCACTTCCGGGAAATAATGACTGTGCCATCGTCATCACAATCAAAGGCCTTGAATACAGGCTCGTGATGATCGAGAGGATCGATCACAATCCTCTTTCCTTCATGGGTTGTATCAGGATTATGATGGCGCGTTCATCGCCGGATTGATTCGGCCACCTGGGTCTCCTTCGAGTTCGCTGTCGCCGCCGCTGCCGAGGAACTCCATGATTTCCCGATCCTTCAGGCTCTGGGCCCTGCCGCCGCAGGCTTCCTGGAGGGGGCGGCCGGCAGCCACCTCGCGCAGACAGGTCTGCAATCGGCTGAGTTCGCTCTCGAGGGTGTCGATGCGCTCCATCAGGTTGCGGATCACCTTGGCCTCCGCATCGGGCAGCTGGGAGTGGGCGAGGGGATCGATCCGCACGCCCGACTGGTGAATGACGCGACCGGGAACCCCGACGACCGTGCTGTCGGGGCCCACATCGCGCAGCACCACCGAGCCGGCTCCGATACGGGTGTTGGTGCCCACCGTGATGGCACCCAGCACCTTGGCGCCAGCGCCGACCACCACGTTCTCCGCCAGGGTGGGGTGGCGCTTGCCGTGTTCCTTGCCGGTGCCACCCAGGGTGACGCCCTGAAACAACAGGCAGCGGTCACCGATCTCGGCGGTTTCACCAATCACCACACCCATTCCGTGGTCGATGAACACCCCGTGGCCGATCCTGGCTCCCGGATGGATCTCAATGCCGGTGAGCAGGCGGCCGATCTGCGAGCACAGCCGCGGCAGCAGCGGCACGTTCAGCGTCCAGAGGCGGTGACTGAGCCGGTGCAGCACCAGGGCCTGGAAGCCCGGGTAGCAGAGCAGGATCTCGAGGGTGCCGCGAGCTGCCGGGTCGCGTTCCCGGATGATGCGCAGATCAGCGAGTATGGGGTTCAGGAGTCGTCTGATCATCCGGCCTGAGCGGCTTCGCCCTCGGCAGGGCTGTCGCGAGGACCGATCAGGCCGATTTCCTTGCGCAACAGGTCGATCGTGGCGGCCCCGAGATAGCTCTGGGCGCAGTGCACCTGAGGCAGGCGCATCAGCTGGGACCGGTTCTGACGCAGGGTCTGCTCCACCAGGGGCAGGCTGGGGCGGTCACAGAGCACATGGCTGGCGGCCCGCAGCAGGGCCA from Synechococcus sp. CBW1107 encodes the following:
- a CDS encoding GNAT family N-acetyltransferase; translation: MTSPSPPPAANDDRRGRPDPDGLRLIRHRPGAPGLQLGLGPGGLPLGALGQLKRLLDEDSFWAQGRSHRQLRRMLSGSDAVVTAWGARPGGLGRAMELVGFGRATSDGLFRAVLWDVVVAGSHRGQGIGRRVVRTLLEDPALAQTERVYLMTTRGQRFYRQLGFRDVGSQNLLMLDQVSTDSSG
- the cysE gene encoding serine O-acetyltransferase is translated as MIRRLLNPILADLRIIRERDPAARGTLEILLCYPGFQALVLHRLSHRLWTLNVPLLPRLCSQIGRLLTGIEIHPGARIGHGVFIDHGMGVVIGETAEIGDRCLLFQGVTLGGTGKEHGKRHPTLAENVVVGAGAKVLGAITVGTNTRIGAGSVVLRDVGPDSTVVGVPGRVIHQSGVRIDPLAHSQLPDAEAKVIRNLMERIDTLESELSRLQTCLREVAAGRPLQEACGGRAQSLKDREIMEFLGSGGDSELEGDPGGRINPAMNAPS
- the secA gene encoding preprotein translocase subunit SecA produces the protein MLKLLLGDPNARKLKRYQPIVSDINLLEEDISPLSDDQLRGKTAEFRQRLENAGSPARQRQLLDELLPEAFAVVREAGKRVLGMRHFDVQLIGGMVLHEGQIAEMKTGEGKTLVATLPAYLNALTGAGVHVVTVNDYLARRDAEWMGQVHRFLGLSVGLIQQDMAPADRRRNYACDITYATNSELGFDYLRDNMANDIEEVVQRDFHYCIIDEVDSILVDEARTPLIISGQVERPQEKYMRAAEIAALLERAEGMAKDGIDPEGDYEVDEKQRNVTLTDEGYAKAESLLGVSDLFDPADPWAHYITNALKAKELFIKDVNYIVRGDDAVIVDEFTGRVMPGRRWSDGQHQAIEAKENLPIQPETQTLASITYQNFFLLYPRLAGMTGTAKTEEVEFEKTYKLEVTVVPTNRPRSRQDLVDQVYKNEAAKWRAVAAETAEIHRASRPVLVGTTSVEKSELLSGLLAEQGIPHNLLNAKPENVEREAEIIAQAGRAGAVTIATNMAGRGTDIILGGNSDYMARLKLREVLLPRLVRPEDGHLPPVPSQQSLPAPAGFGRQSDPSSLPAAPSEARAIGALYPCALSEATERELGELARELVKAWGDRALTVLELEDRIAQAAEKAPAEDPQIQQLRRTIARVRGEYDAVVKQEEEQVRQAGGLHVIGTERHESRRVDNQLRGRAGRQGDPGSTRFFLSLEDNLLRIFGGDRVAGLMNAFRVEEDMPIESGMLTRSLEGAQKKVETYYYDIRKQVFEYDEVMNNQRKAVYAERRRVLEGRELKLQVIGYGERTMSDIVDAYVNPDLPPEEWDLGQLVAKVKEFVYLLEDLTPDQLAGLNTEELKAFLREQLRNAYDLKESQIEQARPGLMREAERFFILQQIDTLWREHLQAMDALRESVGLRGYGQKDPLIEYKNEGYDMFLDMMTAMRRNVIYSMFMFAPQIQTSGVGA